From the Tripterygium wilfordii isolate XIE 37 chromosome 6, ASM1340144v1, whole genome shotgun sequence genome, one window contains:
- the LOC120000467 gene encoding cullin-1-like, translated as MMSKFMSLDEGMMVIEEAIKKARRIIQGQPETEFTVEEYLKFYECVYFMCAYRRTDEEPMKIYDRFKGSLEESIVSFVLPSLTQKNDASLLTELVVMWSNYKKMSTWLRELFEYLDEFFIPSYSKNLASLEETCINCFQQLVLEKLFCELCAAAISLINHERVGLHIDQNVLKNALLVFVEFDGYGRSNFCEKFEKAMLEECATYYSRLAQEWLLYDSCADYFQKVQWCINQERIRASCYFPSGAGEKLLKVVIDQLVEKRIANLIEKQQSENCGFATDYQEMLSKCAGMRLEEGTPASTPGEWLSSLMASSARIG; from the exons ATGATGTCTAAATTCATGTCATTGGATGAAGGAATGATGGTAATCGAAGAGGCAATTAAGAAAGCAAGAAGAATTATTCAAGGCCAACCAGAAACTGAGTTCACTGTGGAAGAATATCTGAAGTTCTATGA ATGCGTCTATTTCATGTGTGCATATCGTAGAACTGATGAGGAACCAATGAAGATTTATGATAGGTTCAAGGGCAGCTTGGAAGAGAGCATTGTTTCATTC GTACTACCGTcattaacccaaaaaaatgatGCCTCTTTGTTGACAGAACTCGTGGTAATGTGGTCTAACTACAAGAAGATGTCGACGTGGCTACGTGAATTATTCGAATACCTAGACGAATTCTTCATCCCTTCTTATTCAAAAAACCTTGCCTCACTTGAGGAGACCTGTATTAATTGCTTCCAGCAACtg GTTCTGGAGAAGCTTTTCTGTGAATTATGTGCAGCTGCAATATCACTG ATCAATCACGAGCGTGTGGGGTTGCACATTGATCAAAACGTGCTGAAGAATGCCTTGCTCGTATTTGTGGAATTTGATGGATATGGTAGATCGAACTTTTGTGAGAAGTTTGAGAAGGCCATGCTAGAAGAATGTGCTACTTACTACTCTCGGTTAGCTCAGGAATGGCTTCTATATGATTCGTGTGCTGATTACTTTCAAAAG GTTCAGTGGTGCATTAATCAGGAGAGAATAAGAGCTAGTTGCTACTTCCCTTCTGGAGCTGGGGAGAAGTTACTAAAG GTCGTGATAGATCAACTGGTGGAGAAGAGAATAGCCAACTTGATTGAAAAGCAGCAATCTGAGAACTGCGGCTTCGCTACAGATTATCAG GAAATGTTGTCTAAATGTGCTGGCATGAGGCTTGAAGAGGGGACCCCTGCATCAACCCCAGGAGAATGGCTGTCTTCGTTAATGGCGAGCTCAGCTCGTATAGGCTAA
- the LOC120000911 gene encoding sucrose nonfermenting 4-like protein: MFSPGAGGGRDDSGASRPVLIPMRFVWAYGGRSVYLSGTFTRWSDHIHMSPMEGCPTVFQVICNLAPGYHQFKFIVDGEWRHDELQPFVSGTNGIVNTVFLARESDMIPTIVPQAPGISNMELDDAFLRPDTIPRISDADLKVSRQRISVFLSGQTAYELMPESGKVMTLDINLPVKQAFHLLYEQAIPVAPLLDLCKCQFVGVLSALDFILILRELGNRGSSLTEEELETHSIAAWKEGKVQLNRQIDDRERAVSSHLISAGPYDSLKDVALKILQKNVSTVPIIHSTGQEGSFPELLHLACLSGILKCICRHFRHSYSSLPILQQPICSIPLGSWVPKIGESSGRPFAMLGPNASLGAALSLLLQADVSSIPIVDDNDSLLDIYSRSDITALAKDKAYAQIHLDEVTIQQVLQLGQDSNSPYGFFNGQQRCQMCLSSDPLQKVMERLANPGVRRLVIVEAGSKRVQGIISLGDVFRFLLAS, translated from the exons ATGTTTAGCCCTGGTGCAGGTGGTGGGCGTGATGATAGTGGAGCTTCGAGACCCGTTTTGATTCCAATGCGGTTTGTGTGGGCTTATGGGGGAAGAAGCGTCTATCTTAGTGGCACATTCACTAG GTGGTCTGATCATATACATATGTCTCCAATGGAGGGTTGTCCAACtgtgtttcaagtaatttgcaACTTGGCACCAGGATATCACCAG TTCAAGTTTATTGTGGATGGAGAATGGCGGCATGATGAGCTACAGCCCTTTGTGAGCGGAACCAATGGGATAGTAAATACTGTTTTTTTAGCTAGAGAATCAGATATGATCCCTACAATTGTTCCTCAGGCTCCAGGCATCTCTAACATGGAGCTCGATGATGCCTTCTTACGTCCT gaTACAATTCCAAGGATATCAGATGCTGATTTAAAAGTTTCTCGTCAGCGGATATCTGTGTTCTTATCAGGACAGACGGCATATGAGCTAATGCCTGAGTCGGGCAAG GTTATGACCTTGGATATTAATCTACCGGTGAAGCAAGCATTCCATCTCCTTTATGAACAG GCAATCCCTGTGGCTCCTCTGTTGGACCTCTGCAAATGTCAATTTGTTGGAGTTCTAAGTGCACTGGACTTCATCCTGATCCTAAGAGAG CTAGGAAATCGCGGATCTAGTTTgacagaagaagaattagaaacGCATTCAATAGCGGCATGGAAGGAGGGCAAAGTACAACTTAATAGACAAATAGATGACAGAGAAAGAGCAGTTTCTTCTCATCTCATCTCT GCTGGGCCTTATGATTCACTGAAAGATGTTGCTCTCAAGATTCTGCAAAAGAATGTCTCAACAGTTCCCATCATCCATTCTACTGGACAAGAAGGTTCTTTTCCGGAGCTACTGCATCTTGCATGCCTTTCTGGAATACTGAAGT GTATATGTAGACATTTTAGACATAGCTATAGTTCCTTGCCTATTCTTCAGCAACCAATTTGTTCAATTCCTTTGGGCTCCTGGGTTCCAAAAATTGGTGAATCTTCTGGACGGCCATTCGCAATGTTGGGACCAAATGCTTCTCTTGGTGCTGCCCTGTCTTTGTTACTGCAAG CTGATGTCAGTTCAATACCAATAGTGGACGACAATGACTCGTTGCTGGATATTTATTCTCGAAG TGATATTACTGCTTTGGCAAAGGATAAAGCCTATGCTCAGATTCATCTTGATGAAGTTACTATTCAGCAG GTCTTGCAACTGGGACAAGATTCGAATTCACCTTATGGCTTCTTCAACGGGCAGCAGAGATGTCAGATGTGTTTGAGTTCTGATCCTCTGCAAAAAGTTATGGAGCGGTTGGCAAACCCTG GGGTTAGAAGACTTGTTATTGTTGAGGCCGGCAGCAAGCGTGTGCAAGGGATCATCTCGTTGGGCGATGTATTCAGGTTCTTGCTTGCTAGCTGA